The following proteins are co-located in the Lagenorhynchus albirostris chromosome 2, mLagAlb1.1, whole genome shotgun sequence genome:
- the ENO1 gene encoding alpha-enolase isoform X2 — MSVLKIHAREIFDSRGNPTVEVDLYTSKGLFRAAVPSGASTGIYEALELRDNDKTRYMGKGVSRPVKYINEFLAPALCTQKLSVVEQQKIDKLMIEMDGTENKSKFGANAILGVSLAVCKAGAAEKGVPLYRHIADLAGNAEVILPVPAFNVINGGSHAGNKLAMQEFMILPVGAENFREAMRIGAEVYHNLKNVIKEKYGKDATNVGDEGGFAPNILENKEALELLKNAIGKAGYTDKVVVGMDVAASEFFRSGKYDLDFKSPDDPSRYITPDELANLYKSFIRDYPVVSIEDPFDQDDWEAWQKFTASAGIQVVGDDLTVTNPKRISKAVSEKSCNCLLLKVNQIGSVTESLQACKLAQSNGWGVMVSHRSGETEDTFIADLVVGLCTGQIKTGAPCRSERLAKYNQILRIEEELGSKAKFAGRNFRNPLAK; from the exons ATGTCTGTCCTCAAGATCCACGCCAGAGAGATCTTCGACTCTCGTGGGAATCCCACCGTTGAGGTTGATCTCTACACCTCAAAAG GTCTCTTCAGAGCTGCTGTGCCCAGTGGCGCCTCAACTGGTATCTACGAGGCCCTGGAGCTCCGGGACAATGACAAGACGCGCTACATGGGCAAAG GTGTCTCCAGACCCGTTAAGTATATTAACGAGTTCCTGGCACCAGCCCTGTGCACACAG AAACTGAGCGTCGTGGAGCAGCAGAAGATCGACAAGCTGATGATAGAGATGGATGGCACGGAAAATAAAT CCAAGTTTGGTGCGAACGCCATCCTGGGAGTGTCCCTGGCTGTGTGCAAGGCTGGCGCCGCTGAGAAGGGGGTGCCCCTGTACCGCCACATTGCCGACTTGGCTGGCAATGCTGAGGTCATCCTGCCAGTTCCG GCTTTCAACGTCATCAATGGGGGCTCTCACGCTGGCAACAAGCTGGCCATGCAGGAGTTCATGATCCTCCCCGTCGGGGCCGAAAACTTCCGGGAGGCCATGCGCATTGGAGCGGAGGTATACCACAACCTGAAGAATGTGATCAAGGAGAAATACGGGAAAGACGCCACCAACGTGGGAGACGAAGGCGGGTTTGCTCCCAACATCCTGGAGAACAAAGAAG ccctggagctgctgaagaACGCCATCGGGAAGGCGGGCTACACCGATAAGGTCGTCGTTGGCATGGATGTGGCCGCCTCTGAGTTCTTCAGGTCGGGCAAGTATGACCTGGACTTCAAGTCACCCGATGACCCCAGCAGGTACATCACACCCGACGAGCTGGCCAACCTGTACAAGTCCTTCATCAGGGACTACCCAG TGGTGTCCATCGAGGACCCCTTCGACCAGGATGACTGGGAAGCTTGGCAGAAGTTCACTGCCAGCGCGGGAATCCAGGTGGTGGGGGACGACCTCACCGTGACCAACCCCAAGCGGATTTCCAAGGCTGTGAGCGAGAAGTCGTGCAACTGCCTCCTGCTCAAAGTGAACCAGATCGGCTCCGTGACTGAGTCCCTGCAGGC GTGCAAGCTGGCCCAGTCCAATGGGTGGGGTGTCATGGTGTCGCATCGCTCCGGGGAGACTGAAGACACCTTCATCGCCGACCTGGTGGTGGGACTGTGCACTGGGCAG aTCAAGACTGGTGCACCATGCCGATCCGAGCGCTTGGCCAAGTACAATCAGATCCTCAG AATTGAAGAGGAACTGGGCAGCAAGGCCAAGTTTGCCGGCAGGAACTTCAGAAACCCCCTCGCCAAGTAA
- the ENO1 gene encoding alpha-enolase isoform X1, which yields MSVLKIHAREIFDSRGNPTVEVDLYTSKGLFRAAVPSGASTGIYEALELRDNDKTRYMGKGVSKAVEHINKTIAPALVSKKLSVVEQQKIDKLMIEMDGTENKSKFGANAILGVSLAVCKAGAAEKGVPLYRHIADLAGNAEVILPVPAFNVINGGSHAGNKLAMQEFMILPVGAENFREAMRIGAEVYHNLKNVIKEKYGKDATNVGDEGGFAPNILENKEALELLKNAIGKAGYTDKVVVGMDVAASEFFRSGKYDLDFKSPDDPSRYITPDELANLYKSFIRDYPVVSIEDPFDQDDWEAWQKFTASAGIQVVGDDLTVTNPKRISKAVSEKSCNCLLLKVNQIGSVTESLQACKLAQSNGWGVMVSHRSGETEDTFIADLVVGLCTGQIKTGAPCRSERLAKYNQILRIEEELGSKAKFAGRNFRNPLAK from the exons ATGTCTGTCCTCAAGATCCACGCCAGAGAGATCTTCGACTCTCGTGGGAATCCCACCGTTGAGGTTGATCTCTACACCTCAAAAG GTCTCTTCAGAGCTGCTGTGCCCAGTGGCGCCTCAACTGGTATCTACGAGGCCCTGGAGCTCCGGGACAATGACAAGACGCGCTACATGGGCAAAG GTGTCTCAAAGGCTGTTGAGCACATCAATAAAACTATTGCGCCTGCCCTGGTTAGCAAG AAACTGAGCGTCGTGGAGCAGCAGAAGATCGACAAGCTGATGATAGAGATGGATGGCACGGAAAATAAAT CCAAGTTTGGTGCGAACGCCATCCTGGGAGTGTCCCTGGCTGTGTGCAAGGCTGGCGCCGCTGAGAAGGGGGTGCCCCTGTACCGCCACATTGCCGACTTGGCTGGCAATGCTGAGGTCATCCTGCCAGTTCCG GCTTTCAACGTCATCAATGGGGGCTCTCACGCTGGCAACAAGCTGGCCATGCAGGAGTTCATGATCCTCCCCGTCGGGGCCGAAAACTTCCGGGAGGCCATGCGCATTGGAGCGGAGGTATACCACAACCTGAAGAATGTGATCAAGGAGAAATACGGGAAAGACGCCACCAACGTGGGAGACGAAGGCGGGTTTGCTCCCAACATCCTGGAGAACAAAGAAG ccctggagctgctgaagaACGCCATCGGGAAGGCGGGCTACACCGATAAGGTCGTCGTTGGCATGGATGTGGCCGCCTCTGAGTTCTTCAGGTCGGGCAAGTATGACCTGGACTTCAAGTCACCCGATGACCCCAGCAGGTACATCACACCCGACGAGCTGGCCAACCTGTACAAGTCCTTCATCAGGGACTACCCAG TGGTGTCCATCGAGGACCCCTTCGACCAGGATGACTGGGAAGCTTGGCAGAAGTTCACTGCCAGCGCGGGAATCCAGGTGGTGGGGGACGACCTCACCGTGACCAACCCCAAGCGGATTTCCAAGGCTGTGAGCGAGAAGTCGTGCAACTGCCTCCTGCTCAAAGTGAACCAGATCGGCTCCGTGACTGAGTCCCTGCAGGC GTGCAAGCTGGCCCAGTCCAATGGGTGGGGTGTCATGGTGTCGCATCGCTCCGGGGAGACTGAAGACACCTTCATCGCCGACCTGGTGGTGGGACTGTGCACTGGGCAG aTCAAGACTGGTGCACCATGCCGATCCGAGCGCTTGGCCAAGTACAATCAGATCCTCAG AATTGAAGAGGAACTGGGCAGCAAGGCCAAGTTTGCCGGCAGGAACTTCAGAAACCCCCTCGCCAAGTAA